A single region of the Undibacterium sp. 5I1 genome encodes:
- a CDS encoding glycosyltransferase has product MRDNFRDAMPGAYLAGYEMPADAMLTHPWLDSLELAVRRGQAVYRGLLDLKKRGFIPDVVLVHPGWGEALFVKDVFPACRLVSFCEFYYQAEGQDIGFDPALPTSEDDKLKLRLRNMVQLQSLSCMDVGISPTQWQRQSYPSIVQDRIEVIHDGIDTDTVKPDPAARFQLPDGRWLTSNDEVITFVNRNLEPCRGFMSFMRSLPDLLRARPHAEVLILGGDSVSYGQGLLNMTWRQALLEEVGSQLDLKRVHFLGKIPYTNFLKMLQISSAHIYLTYPFILSWSMLEAMAAGCVVVGSRTAPVEEVILDQENGYLVDFFDTDALVRIVASICSARESQAQIRLAARQTILDKFDLKRHCLPKQIALLEQGIN; this is encoded by the coding sequence GTGCGCGATAATTTTCGTGATGCAATGCCGGGTGCTTATTTGGCTGGTTATGAAATGCCAGCAGATGCGATGCTCACGCATCCTTGGCTTGATTCATTAGAGCTCGCTGTTCGTCGAGGGCAAGCGGTCTATCGTGGTTTGCTGGATTTAAAAAAACGGGGTTTCATCCCTGACGTGGTATTGGTCCATCCTGGGTGGGGCGAGGCTTTATTTGTGAAGGATGTGTTTCCTGCTTGTCGACTGGTGAGTTTTTGCGAGTTTTATTATCAGGCGGAAGGACAAGATATAGGATTTGATCCAGCCTTGCCTACGTCTGAGGACGATAAGCTTAAGCTCAGGCTACGCAATATGGTGCAACTGCAATCCTTGTCATGTATGGATGTAGGGATCAGTCCAACACAGTGGCAACGTCAAAGTTACCCTTCAATTGTTCAGGATCGTATTGAGGTTATTCATGATGGGATTGATACAGATACCGTCAAGCCAGATCCTGCTGCTCGGTTCCAATTACCTGATGGTCGTTGGCTAACTTCTAACGATGAGGTCATTACTTTCGTTAATCGCAATTTGGAACCTTGTCGTGGTTTTATGAGTTTTATGCGTTCTTTGCCAGATTTACTGCGTGCCAGACCTCATGCGGAAGTGCTTATTCTTGGGGGAGATAGTGTCTCTTACGGTCAAGGCCTACTCAATATGACATGGCGTCAAGCACTGTTGGAGGAAGTTGGATCGCAACTAGACTTAAAACGCGTTCATTTTTTAGGAAAAATACCCTACACAAATTTCCTTAAAATGCTGCAAATTTCATCTGCCCATATTTATCTGACGTATCCATTTATATTGTCATGGTCAATGCTAGAGGCGATGGCGGCTGGCTGTGTGGTGGTGGGCTCACGTACGGCACCAGTTGAAGAGGTCATCCTGGATCAAGAGAATGGTTACTTGGTGGACTTCTTTGATACGGATGCTTTGGTTCGTATAGTCGCATCCATCTGCAGCGCAAGAGAAAGTCAGGCTCAGATTAGACTCGCTGCGCGCCAAACAATCCTAGACAAATTTGATCTGAAGCGTCATTGCCTGCCAAAACAAATCGCTCTGCTTGAACAAGGCATCAACTGA
- a CDS encoding DUF4919 domain-containing protein — translation MKLSKSCLLLVLIVSIPLVSKGQSNSSESNKENLPIADWNADVNFKNLRTEYGAMSRFEELCDDHQVTQKMVVAMNTKNDDDILKYTHIRLGTCPVDIGAHLYLATALQRKGQSAEMAAHFRWATGLMKSILDTGDGKSSRTAYEVISIAEEKQVVSYFRLRIASQSLETSPYRDRIESVDQTGAKQIIYFNPDAYFKRLQKKLNIKVDLDGVPENK, via the coding sequence ATGAAATTGTCTAAATCGTGTTTGTTGCTAGTATTAATTGTGTCTATTCCGCTTGTTTCGAAGGGGCAGTCCAACTCGTCTGAATCAAATAAAGAAAATCTACCGATAGCAGACTGGAATGCAGACGTAAATTTTAAGAATTTACGCACAGAATATGGCGCCATGAGCCGATTTGAAGAATTGTGCGACGACCATCAAGTGACTCAAAAGATGGTCGTTGCAATGAATACCAAGAATGATGATGATATTCTAAAATACACACACATTAGGCTCGGCACTTGTCCTGTAGATATTGGTGCTCATCTTTATTTGGCGACAGCTCTGCAAAGAAAGGGGCAGTCGGCTGAAATGGCAGCCCATTTTCGATGGGCGACGGGCTTGATGAAATCGATACTGGATACTGGAGATGGCAAATCGTCGAGGACAGCATATGAAGTGATCTCGATCGCAGAAGAAAAACAGGTAGTTAGTTATTTTCGTTTAAGAATTGCCAGTCAGTCACTTGAAACCTCGCCGTACCGCGACAGAATCGAGTCTGTTGATCAGACTGGAGCCAAACAAATTATCTACTTCAATCCAGATGCCTATTTTAAGCGTCTTCAAAAAAAGTTGAATATTAAGGTTGATTTAGATGGTGTTCCGGAAAATAAATAG
- a CDS encoding IS5 family transposase — translation MPNKHNDDRRHHIPKMSFKVQNWPEYEAGLRRRGSLTLWIEDAALDQWQSVGPNGQARYRDSAIETSLMLRSAFKMALRQTEGLMASVLTLMNLTITAPDHTTVSRRAVGLTVTKSPSAPKGPLHVLIDSTGLQVFGAGQWLEEKHGAKSRRSWRKLHLAVDVDAGMIVAQILTDQHTDDPSQVGPLLDQVDEQIDKVTADGAYDGAPTYQTIAQYGDDIAVVIPPRKTAVPGTQSRSPSQRNRHLDMINTEGRLAWQEATGYGQRALVETTMGRYKSIIGPRLRARRFEAQKTEAAVGVAVLNRMLAAGRPNSVRSQKVPA, via the coding sequence ATGCCCAACAAACACAACGACGATCGCCGTCATCATATACCTAAGATGTCGTTCAAGGTTCAGAATTGGCCGGAATATGAAGCAGGATTACGGCGGCGCGGTAGCCTGACGTTGTGGATTGAAGACGCAGCATTAGATCAGTGGCAAAGCGTAGGGCCAAATGGTCAGGCTCGCTATCGGGATAGCGCCATTGAGACGAGTCTGATGCTGCGCTCCGCCTTCAAAATGGCCCTGCGACAAACCGAAGGGTTAATGGCTTCCGTGCTGACACTGATGAACCTGACAATCACGGCACCGGATCACACCACGGTCAGCAGACGGGCGGTCGGACTGACGGTAACGAAGTCACCATCCGCACCAAAGGGGCCACTCCATGTGCTCATCGACAGCACAGGTTTGCAGGTCTTTGGGGCAGGACAATGGCTGGAAGAAAAACATGGCGCGAAGTCGCGCCGTAGCTGGCGCAAACTACATCTGGCCGTCGATGTCGATGCAGGCATGATTGTCGCGCAGATCCTCACCGATCAGCATACGGATGACCCATCTCAAGTGGGGCCACTACTGGATCAGGTCGACGAACAAATCGACAAAGTCACTGCCGATGGTGCCTATGATGGCGCGCCCACTTATCAAACGATCGCGCAATATGGTGACGATATTGCGGTGGTTATCCCACCCCGTAAAACCGCCGTTCCTGGTACTCAATCGCGTTCGCCAAGTCAGCGTAATCGCCATCTTGACATGATCAATACAGAGGGTCGGTTGGCTTGGCAAGAAGCCACTGGTTATGGACAGCGTGCTTTGGTCGAAACGACCATGGGACGCTATAAATCGATCATCGGTCCTCGACTGCGTGCGCGCAGATTCGAAGCGCAAAAAACCGAGGCCGCCGTCGGTGTTGCTGTGTTAAATCGCATGCTCGCTGCTGGACGCCCAAACTCCGTCCGTAGTCAGAAAGTTCCTGCATAA